The genomic window ACGAAGACGCGGAAGAGCGACGAGGCGCGCCGCGCTTCGCCACCGCGCTTCACGAGGTACTTGGCGACGAGCTCTGAGCCGTCCACGCCAACGACACCCTTCGCGGCTGCCGGGCGCGGTGCCTGCTCGACCTTGAAGCCGGCCAAGTGTTCGCTCATCTGCGTTTGTTGAAGCGCGATGAGCTCCGACGCCTTGGCGTCGCGCGGTACGAGGACGACCGACAGCGACACCGTCAAGAAGTCGTTCGCGTCACCGTTCGGCCGCTCGAGGGACAGAAGAGGGAGCCCCTGCTTCTGCGACGCGCGCTCCCTTAGGGAACGCTGGAGACGGACGTCGGCGGTGCTGGCGAGTCGTGCCGCCAACTCTTCGTCGCCGAGGACGCGATAGCCGGGCGGCACGGTAAACGCGATGCCGAGATCGTCGAAGCGAACGGTGGACGCGCGCGCCGACTCTTCACGGGGCGCCGGGACGACCGAGGAAGCGGGCGACGCCCCCGCCGTCGCTGCGCCGGGCGACGCGACGGGGGACACCGCGGGGCCGCACGCAGCGCAGACGAGCGCGAGAGCTGCGAGGCGCGACGTCACTTCTTCGCGCCTCTCTTGGCCTGGGCCTTCGCCTTACCCTTGGGCGCCGGCACATCAAACTCGAGGGTCGGCAAGAGCTTCTTCTTTCGCTTGTCGATCTCTCGCTGCAGCGTTTGGACGGCGGCCTTCCGCGCGTCGTAGAGGCGGCGCGGCTTCCGATGAATCGTCGGATCGCTCAACAGGGCGTAGGTGAGCCACGGGAAGACGGCCGTCACGTCGCAGTGAACGTAGACGGACCCCGTGGCGACGCTTTCGGCGGAGACCTTGCCCCAAGTGTGGCCTTCGCCGGCGGGGCACGAGGAGAGGGCTCCGTTGTCGACGGGGTCGACGCAGAACTGGACGTCGATGTCGAAGCCGGTGGTGGGCACGCCCAGGATTTGGTCGAGCAGCGGCTCACCTTGCAGGGTGTAGTTCTTGGGGACGCCACCGCCCAGAATCCAAACGGCCATCGGCTTCTTGAGCGTGCCAAAGCAGTGGTGCTGCATGGCGCCCATCTCGAAGACGTCGTCGTTGACGTCGATCTCGAGCTTGAACTCGCTGCCGAGGAGCCGCTTCAACTTGACGATGTTGAGAAAGATGGAGCCGTCCTGCACCGCGCCGACGAAGATCGGGACGCCGTAGCGGTAGGCTGTCGAGAGGAGCGACGGGCTCTTCACGCCGAGCGCTTCTTCGATCTCGCTGATGGCCTTGCCGAGCAGGTAGTGCAGCTCAGGCGTCGTCATCTTCCGCTGGAACTCGGGCCGACGGAGGATGGCCGAGAAGAGCTTGTCGGTCTCGAGCAGGGTCTCTTCCCAGAAGCCCAGATCGTAGATGCGGATGATGCGGGCGAGTCGGTATTGGAGGTCGCCGGCGTTGGGCTCGATCTCGCGGACTCGGTGACCGATGACGCGGTGGGCGTCGTGGTAGAGGTTCGCGCCGGTCGTCGTGAGGCAATCGATGAGGCCGCGCTCGATGAGCGGGATGATGCATGACTGGTGCAGGCCGGCCGGCGTCATGGCCCCCGAGAAGGTCGTGAAGATGGCGCAATCTTCCCGAACGCTGCGGCGCATCAGCTCAAAGGCGGTCCGCTCCTGGCGGCCGACGTAAGCCGGAAACATCGTCTCGATGATCGAGGACGGCTTCTCCTTGCCGGTGATGCCGGTCGGGTGGACGTTTTTGGCGCGCTCGAAGTCCTTGCGGAGTACGCCGCGCTCTTTTGCGGATTCCTTGGCCATGGCCGGCCCTTTTCCCCCGGCGCACGGCGGGCCGTCAAGGGGAGAGCGGCACCGCGCCCTTGCGGGCATCTCGATCCACAGACACCATCGAGGAATGGCCACGCTTCCGCGCTTCGAGGTCTTTGCGTCGGCGCCGGACGCTGACGTCGAGCTCACCACCGGCGCCCTCCTTATCGCCCAGGACCTCCGGCCGGCCCTCGACGCAAGGCTCGTCTATGAGACCCTGGGTGAGCTTGCGGCGCCGCTGTCTGGCCTCGAGCTCGGGAGAGCACCGCTCGAAGAGCAGGCCGCGGCGATGGCGCAGCGGCTCTACGTGGCGGGAGGCTTTCGAGGCAACGAGGCGGACTACTACGACCCCAAAAACAGCCTATTGCCCGACGTGCTCGAGCGACGCGTCGGGATCCCGATCAGTCTGGCGGTCGTCTACTGCGACGTGGCCAGCCGCCTCGGCCTAAGAGCCCGCGGCGTCAGCTTCCCGGGTCACTTCCTCGTGCGCCTCGAGCCGGCGCCAGGAGGGCGGCCCGAGACGCCCGTGTACGTCGACCCGTTTTTCGGCGGGCGCACCCTCGATGACGGCCGGCTGCACGACCTCTTGCGAAAGGTCGCCGCCGAAGGCGACACGCTGCGGCCCGAGTACCTGGAGCCAGCCACCACGCGCGCGATCTTGCTGCGCATGCTGATGAACCTCCGCGGCATTTACCTGTCGCGCGGGGATCTCGCGCGCGCGATGCTCGTCGTCGACCGCATCGCGACGCTCAATCCGGCGTCGCCGGGCGCGATCCGCGATCGCGGCCTCTTGTCGGCGCGGCTCGGCGCATCGCAAGCGGCCATCAGCGATCTCTCGCGGTTTCTCGAGCTCGTACCCGACGCGGAAGACAAGGACGAGCTGCGGGAGAAGATCTCGTCGTTGGCCTCCAAGCCCCAGATGTGGAGCTGAATCGCGGTCCGCGTTCTTCGGAGGCACGCGGTCCGTTCAGAAGGTCCACCCGATGCCGAAGAGGAAGCGAGGCGCCACCTCCGTGGTCGCCCCTTTCGTCGTGATCAAAAGGACGCCGCCCCCCGCCGATAGCGTGAAACCGCTGCTCCAAACGAGCTGGTAGCCCACGTCGAGGGCGCCCCCGTAGGCCGTGAATCGCGCTGCGCCCGGCAGAGGTTTGGTCGAATCGAGGAGCAGCGAGGCGCCGAGGAACAACCCTTCCGGTTCGTTTCCACCGGCCACGTAGTGGCGGTAGCCGGCCTCGGCGCCAAAGCCCGTGGACTGACGGTTGGTGAAGCCCAGCGCACGTGCCGCGAGGGCATCGCGACTCTGCGAGAGCGTGACGTGCGGCGACAAGACGAGC from Myxococcales bacterium includes these protein-coding regions:
- a CDS encoding deoxyhypusine synthase family protein; this translates as MAKESAKERGVLRKDFERAKNVHPTGITGKEKPSSIIETMFPAYVGRQERTAFELMRRSVREDCAIFTTFSGAMTPAGLHQSCIIPLIERGLIDCLTTTGANLYHDAHRVIGHRVREIEPNAGDLQYRLARIIRIYDLGFWEETLLETDKLFSAILRRPEFQRKMTTPELHYLLGKAISEIEEALGVKSPSLLSTAYRYGVPIFVGAVQDGSIFLNIVKLKRLLGSEFKLEIDVNDDVFEMGAMQHHCFGTLKKPMAVWILGGGVPKNYTLQGEPLLDQILGVPTTGFDIDVQFCVDPVDNGALSSCPAGEGHTWGKVSAESVATGSVYVHCDVTAVFPWLTYALLSDPTIHRKPRRLYDARKAAVQTLQREIDKRKKKLLPTLEFDVPAPKGKAKAQAKRGAKK
- a CDS encoding tetratricopeptide repeat protein; amino-acid sequence: MATLPRFEVFASAPDADVELTTGALLIAQDLRPALDARLVYETLGELAAPLSGLELGRAPLEEQAAAMAQRLYVAGGFRGNEADYYDPKNSLLPDVLERRVGIPISLAVVYCDVASRLGLRARGVSFPGHFLVRLEPAPGGRPETPVYVDPFFGGRTLDDGRLHDLLRKVAAEGDTLRPEYLEPATTRAILLRMLMNLRGIYLSRGDLARAMLVVDRIATLNPASPGAIRDRGLLSARLGASQAAISDLSRFLELVPDAEDKDELREKISSLASKPQMWS